The following proteins are co-located in the Dietzia timorensis genome:
- a CDS encoding O-antigen ligase family protein: protein MTAVDTADTAQAAPVLPTSLSQRPGLRARLGRFFKGTSSTPGKMTAFTLVILLITLVTGLYTAQTASDRKTQRDLLLAEIEPVANASQTLYSSLSIADSAANTAFLTGGVESTELRDRYNEAIGTSAAAIIAATQSLETSESGQSQMLAEINSKLTTYTGLVETARTNNRVGNPVGTAYLAEASAMMQDDILPSAADLFDDQSSSVQEFSGEWSSPPWLSFIWLSIAIAMLVLLQFWLRRATGRQFNIGLAAATILVVIALGWTMLGGLVMATGNSRGLSEGAAPMSELTRARIWVQQARATETLDIVRRTDPESASDERTRKMEEIRRTLSAYLESGSNADAGLDADGAITDAVNSLDDWQATQRRADSLYQQGDYQGAIAASTGREEGESGAAFDELDSALVEAIEKARDRLRTVIDEARATSDTTPDAVRTLTFLALLACVAGIAPRIREYL, encoded by the coding sequence GTGACCGCAGTGGACACGGCCGATACGGCCCAAGCTGCGCCCGTGCTGCCGACCTCGCTATCGCAGCGCCCTGGCCTTCGCGCGCGACTCGGCCGCTTCTTCAAGGGCACTAGTTCGACCCCGGGAAAAATGACGGCGTTCACGCTGGTCATCCTTCTCATCACGCTCGTCACCGGCCTGTACACGGCGCAGACGGCCTCGGATCGCAAGACCCAGCGCGATCTGCTGCTCGCCGAGATCGAGCCCGTCGCCAACGCCTCCCAGACGCTGTATTCGTCACTGTCGATCGCGGATTCGGCAGCCAACACCGCATTCCTCACCGGCGGCGTCGAGTCGACCGAACTGCGCGATCGCTACAACGAGGCGATCGGCACGTCGGCGGCGGCGATCATCGCGGCCACCCAGAGCCTCGAAACCTCCGAGTCCGGGCAGTCACAGATGCTCGCCGAGATCAATTCCAAGCTCACCACCTACACCGGCCTCGTCGAGACCGCGCGCACGAACAACCGCGTAGGCAATCCCGTGGGCACCGCGTACCTCGCGGAGGCCTCGGCGATGATGCAGGACGATATCCTCCCCTCGGCCGCCGACTTGTTCGACGACCAATCGTCCTCGGTGCAGGAGTTCTCCGGCGAGTGGTCCTCGCCGCCGTGGTTGTCGTTCATCTGGCTGTCCATCGCCATCGCCATGCTCGTGTTGCTGCAGTTCTGGCTGCGCCGGGCGACAGGCCGCCAGTTCAACATCGGCCTCGCCGCGGCGACGATCCTCGTCGTCATCGCCCTCGGGTGGACGATGCTCGGCGGCCTCGTCATGGCGACGGGCAATTCGCGCGGACTCTCGGAGGGCGCCGCGCCGATGAGCGAGCTCACCCGCGCCCGAATCTGGGTACAGCAGGCCCGCGCGACAGAGACCCTCGACATCGTCCGCCGCACCGATCCCGAATCGGCTTCCGACGAGCGCACCCGGAAGATGGAGGAGATCCGCCGCACGCTGTCGGCGTACCTCGAGTCCGGGTCGAACGCGGACGCGGGCCTCGACGCCGATGGCGCGATCACCGACGCCGTCAACTCCCTCGACGACTGGCAGGCGACCCAGCGCCGCGCCGATTCGCTGTACCAGCAGGGCGATTATCAGGGCGCGATCGCCGCGTCGACGGGCCGCGAGGAGGGTGAGTCGGGGGCCGCGTTCGACGAGCTCGACTCCGCACTCGTCGAGGCGATCGAGAAGGCTCGCGATCGCCTGCGCACCGTCATCGACGAAGCCCGCGCCACCTCCGACACCACGCCGGATGCCGTCCGCACGCTCACCTTCCTCGCGCTGCTCGCATGCGTGGCGGGTATCGCGCCGCGCATCCGCGAGTATTTGTAG
- a CDS encoding serine/threonine-protein kinase, with amino-acid sequence MATGHTDNDTSSRKRPYGDEPTVGTQAVSPEFDSEPSDRSAPEPTQDTGAMQATGAMEATGAMQHTGDMESTGGMAATGAMQHTGAIPSTGPAGRRPSGSAGAEDQEFTAGAGLDTSTRAQLTTNVLSDSGGRPGRDDTVPGPRFRMRKPSEPKSRLSLAAEGLVELPYISPRDPAAALMSPQKIAQEIDDSDGRLPEPELQPGDIVADQYEVQGCLAHGGMGWIYIAIDHNVSDRWVVLKGLLHADRAEARKVAVSEREFLAELSHPSIVRIFNFIHDDWAISPNHGGYIVMEYVGGPSLRDVRRESADRVLPVETAIAYVLEVLPALGYLHSVGLVYNDLKPENIMLTEEHVKLIDMGAVSGIGSYGYIYGTPGFQAPEIARTGPTVASDLYTVGRTLASLICRLPVKNGRYADGIPSPLEEPLFSQYDSLYRFLLRATNPNPNMRFRTAEGMAGQLMGVLREVVALRTGVPQPAFSAVFSPQRATFGTLYSLIPVDSIIDGRPRGHTLSGPELVNSLPAPLIEPGDPSAQRLNAASFASAEERLETLQKLYDDELASHAKKAKASSDPEQGITSASSSKAKKPSGEAKDAGSPGGPPTTTDGQISSVAASEANAKRHGDDAPTANTQGASTQAAATQAASTHAASTHAAGTQANSTQAELTQAASTQEESTQAAQSTPHKTTAAPGADGSRGSASATSSGVGTYAHRVPGPSVGLTMALVRAYLDVGDILAARQLLLPQKDDFEIEWRLAWYGGVLYLLEGNPVGAYGRFQQVLSAMPGETGPKLALAATAELILDYAGESERARWQRASEQLYRRVWSTDRSVISSAFGLARQLQKRGETDAAIEELDNVPMNSRYWAIAQLTTIMLLCEGREIEELEERHLRDAARRVSALPTGEHRALQTRFVVLRTALEWLRGTDKPRPSQSPLLGVPFTNFGLRTGQERVLRALARNMGTRQQRYRLVDWANEVRPNTLF; translated from the coding sequence ATGGCGACAGGCCACACAGACAACGACACCTCCTCGCGGAAACGGCCGTACGGTGACGAGCCCACGGTCGGCACCCAGGCGGTCTCACCGGAATTCGATTCCGAACCCTCCGACAGGTCCGCTCCCGAACCGACGCAGGACACGGGAGCCATGCAGGCCACCGGGGCGATGGAGGCGACCGGGGCCATGCAGCACACCGGCGATATGGAATCCACCGGCGGAATGGCGGCCACCGGCGCCATGCAGCACACCGGGGCCATTCCGTCGACCGGTCCCGCGGGCCGTCGCCCCAGCGGCAGCGCCGGCGCCGAGGACCAGGAGTTCACCGCCGGCGCCGGGCTCGACACGAGCACGCGCGCGCAGCTCACCACGAACGTGCTCTCCGACTCCGGCGGACGCCCGGGCCGCGACGACACCGTCCCCGGCCCGCGCTTCCGCATGCGCAAGCCCTCCGAGCCCAAGTCCCGACTCTCGCTGGCAGCCGAGGGGCTTGTCGAGCTGCCGTATATCAGCCCACGCGACCCGGCCGCGGCGCTCATGTCGCCGCAGAAGATCGCGCAGGAAATAGACGATTCCGACGGCCGACTCCCCGAGCCCGAGCTCCAGCCCGGCGATATCGTCGCCGACCAGTACGAGGTCCAGGGCTGCCTCGCGCACGGCGGCATGGGCTGGATCTACATCGCCATCGACCACAACGTCTCCGACCGCTGGGTCGTACTCAAGGGCCTGCTCCACGCCGACCGGGCCGAGGCCCGCAAGGTCGCGGTGTCCGAACGAGAGTTCCTCGCCGAGCTCTCGCACCCGTCGATCGTGCGTATCTTCAACTTCATCCACGACGACTGGGCGATCTCGCCGAACCACGGTGGCTACATCGTCATGGAGTACGTCGGCGGGCCGAGCCTGCGCGACGTGCGCCGTGAGTCCGCCGACCGCGTCCTGCCCGTCGAGACCGCGATCGCCTACGTCCTCGAGGTCCTGCCCGCCCTCGGCTACCTGCATTCCGTTGGCCTCGTCTACAACGACCTCAAGCCCGAGAACATCATGCTCACCGAGGAGCACGTCAAGCTCATCGACATGGGCGCGGTCTCGGGCATCGGCTCGTACGGCTACATCTACGGCACGCCCGGGTTCCAGGCGCCGGAGATCGCGCGCACCGGGCCGACGGTCGCCTCCGATCTCTACACCGTCGGTCGCACGCTCGCCTCGCTCATCTGCCGCCTTCCCGTGAAGAACGGCCGTTACGCCGACGGCATCCCGTCGCCGCTCGAGGAGCCGCTGTTCTCCCAGTACGACTCTCTGTACCGTTTCCTCCTCCGCGCGACCAATCCGAACCCGAACATGCGTTTCCGCACCGCCGAGGGCATGGCCGGGCAGCTCATGGGCGTTCTACGAGAGGTCGTCGCGCTGCGCACGGGCGTTCCGCAGCCCGCGTTCTCCGCCGTGTTCTCCCCTCAGCGGGCGACCTTCGGCACGCTCTATTCACTCATCCCCGTCGACTCGATCATCGACGGCCGCCCCCGCGGGCACACCCTCTCCGGACCGGAACTGGTCAACTCGCTGCCCGCCCCGCTCATCGAACCCGGTGACCCCTCGGCGCAGCGCCTCAACGCGGCGTCCTTCGCCTCCGCCGAGGAGCGGCTCGAGACACTACAAAAGTTGTATGACGACGAGCTCGCCTCGCACGCCAAGAAGGCGAAGGCCTCCTCGGATCCGGAACAGGGGATAACCTCGGCGTCGTCCAGCAAGGCGAAGAAGCCCTCCGGCGAGGCGAAAGACGCAGGCTCCCCCGGCGGGCCACCGACCACGACCGACGGCCAGATCTCGTCCGTCGCCGCCTCCGAGGCGAACGCGAAGAGGCACGGCGACGATGCGCCGACAGCGAACACCCAGGGCGCATCGACACAGGCTGCGGCGACGCAGGCCGCATCAACTCACGCTGCATCAACTCACGCTGCCGGCACGCAAGCCAACTCGACGCAGGCGGAGTTGACCCAGGCCGCCTCTACGCAAGAAGAGTCCACGCAGGCGGCGCAGTCGACGCCCCACAAGACGACGGCCGCTCCAGGCGCGGACGGCTCGCGCGGCTCGGCATCTGCGACGTCATCTGGTGTGGGTACCTACGCCCACCGCGTGCCGGGACCGTCGGTGGGGCTGACGATGGCGCTTGTGCGCGCGTACCTCGACGTCGGCGACATTCTCGCCGCGCGGCAGTTGTTGCTGCCGCAGAAGGACGATTTCGAGATCGAATGGCGCCTGGCCTGGTACGGCGGCGTGCTCTACCTGCTCGAGGGCAACCCGGTCGGCGCCTATGGGCGCTTCCAGCAGGTGCTGTCGGCCATGCCCGGCGAGACGGGGCCGAAACTCGCGCTCGCCGCGACCGCCGAGCTGATCCTCGACTATGCCGGCGAGAGCGAGCGTGCCCGCTGGCAGCGCGCGTCCGAGCAGTTGTACCGGCGCGTGTGGTCGACTGACCGATCGGTGATCTCCTCGGCGTTCGGCCTCGCCCGCCAGCTGCAAAAGCGCGGCGAGACGGACGCGGCGATCGAGGAGCTCGACAACGTGCCCATGAACTCGCGCTACTGGGCGATCGCGCAGCTCACGACGATCATGCTGCTGTGCGAGGGACGCGAGATCGAGGAGCTGGAGGAGCGGCACCTGCGCGATGCCGCGCGGCGCGTGTCGGCGCTGCCGACCGGCGAGCACCGCGCGCTGCAGACCCGCTTCGTCGTCTTGCGCACGGCGCTCGAGTGGCTGCGCGGCACGGACAAGCCGCGCCCGTCGCAGTCGCCGCTGCTCGGCGTGCCGTTCACGAACTTCGGCCTGCGCACCGGGCAGGAGCGCGTGCTGCGCGCGCTCGCCCGCAACATGGGCACCCGGCAGCAGCGCTATCGGCTAGTGGACTGGGCGAACGAGGTGCGCCCGAACACCCTGTTCTAG
- a CDS encoding type II toxin-antitoxin system VapC family toxin: MSESPRALLDTNILIAQFSPESPRPDLTKFDDLYVSSLSYSELRFGLSVALQRSPKEYILRRNRLESVEHVFGSGLPFDDSAAEAYSEIMDFLATRTPHKQSLKAHVLDRMIAATALAHNLVLVTRNVGDFRALEGLLDVIEC; encoded by the coding sequence ATGAGTGAGTCCCCTCGAGCTCTGCTCGACACGAACATTCTCATCGCGCAATTCTCTCCGGAGTCACCTCGACCTGATCTCACGAAATTCGACGATCTGTACGTGAGTTCATTGAGCTATTCCGAACTTCGGTTCGGGCTTTCCGTGGCTCTCCAACGCTCGCCCAAGGAGTACATCCTTCGTAGGAACCGCTTGGAAAGCGTTGAACACGTCTTCGGTTCGGGCCTTCCATTCGACGACTCGGCAGCCGAGGCATACAGCGAAATCATGGACTTTCTCGCCACACGAACGCCGCACAAGCAGTCCCTTAAGGCCCACGTGTTAGATCGGATGATCGCCGCTACCGCATTGGCCCATAACCTCGTGCTAGTCACTCGAAATGTGGGCGATTTCCGGGCGCTCGAAGGTCTCCTTGACGTCATTGAATGCTGA
- a CDS encoding protein adenylyltransferase SelO: MSTPTSPKYELGTQFAEALPEMAVQTAAEVPAKAQLVALSDSLAAELDLDAEWLRTDDGVAFLAGQDTDAGTFVAQAYSGHQFGTFNPNLGDGRALLLGELRDREGRLRDIALKGSGRTRFSRMGDGRAVLGPMLREYLISEAMAALGVPTTRSLAVIATGHGVRRETLQPGAILTRVAASHLRVGSFQYARIAGEDELLRRLADHAIARHHPAAAHAENPYLALLDAVISAQASLVAQWMNVGFIHGVMNTDNMTISGETIDYGPCAFMDRFDPATVFSSIDAQRRYAYGNQPQIAHWNLVRFAETLLPLLADSPERGVELAEASLRRFPDLYTDAWRAGMAAKLGLAPDDVPPELLGDLMDLMTSHALDFTSFFRALARVSGDDRTPVVSLVSEPEALGAWLDRWLALGPDRELMDRTNPVYIPRNHLVEEALDAATGGDLEPFGTLLDAVTSPFQPRPGLERYAQPAPEDFGPYTTYCGT; encoded by the coding sequence ATGAGCACCCCGACGTCACCGAAATACGAGCTCGGCACGCAGTTCGCCGAGGCGTTGCCCGAGATGGCCGTCCAGACGGCCGCCGAGGTGCCGGCGAAGGCCCAGCTGGTCGCACTCAGCGATTCGCTTGCCGCCGAGCTCGACCTTGACGCCGAATGGCTGCGCACCGACGACGGCGTCGCATTTCTCGCCGGTCAGGACACCGACGCCGGCACGTTCGTCGCGCAGGCCTACTCGGGCCACCAGTTCGGCACCTTCAACCCGAATCTCGGCGACGGGCGCGCGCTGCTGCTCGGCGAACTCCGCGACCGCGAGGGGCGCCTGCGCGACATCGCGCTCAAGGGCTCCGGCCGCACCCGGTTCTCGCGGATGGGCGATGGCCGCGCGGTCCTCGGGCCGATGCTGCGCGAGTACCTCATCAGCGAGGCGATGGCCGCGCTCGGCGTGCCGACCACCCGCTCGCTCGCCGTCATCGCCACCGGCCACGGCGTGCGCCGCGAAACCCTCCAGCCCGGCGCGATCCTTACGCGCGTCGCCGCGAGCCATCTGCGCGTCGGCTCGTTCCAGTACGCGCGCATCGCCGGCGAGGACGAGCTGCTGCGCCGCCTCGCCGACCACGCCATCGCGCGGCACCACCCCGCAGCAGCGCATGCGGAGAACCCGTACCTCGCGCTGCTCGACGCGGTGATCTCCGCGCAGGCTTCGCTCGTTGCGCAGTGGATGAACGTCGGCTTCATCCACGGCGTGATGAACACCGACAATATGACCATTTCCGGCGAGACAATCGACTACGGCCCGTGCGCCTTCATGGACCGCTTCGACCCGGCGACCGTGTTCAGCTCGATCGACGCCCAGCGCCGCTACGCCTATGGCAACCAGCCGCAGATCGCCCACTGGAATCTCGTCCGCTTCGCCGAGACGCTGCTGCCGCTGCTCGCGGATTCCCCCGAGCGCGGCGTCGAGCTCGCGGAGGCCTCGCTGCGCCGCTTCCCCGATCTCTACACCGACGCGTGGCGCGCCGGGATGGCCGCCAAGCTCGGCCTCGCCCCCGACGACGTCCCACCCGAGCTCCTCGGAGACCTCATGGATCTCATGACGTCGCACGCGCTCGATTTCACCAGCTTCTTCCGCGCCCTCGCGCGCGTATCCGGCGACGACCGGACGCCGGTGGTCTCCCTCGTGTCCGAACCCGAGGCCCTCGGCGCGTGGCTGGATCGCTGGCTGGCCCTCGGCCCGGACCGCGAACTCATGGACCGGACGAACCCGGTCTACATCCCGCGCAATCACCTCGTCGAGGAAGCGCTCGACGCCGCAACGGGCGGGGACCTAGAGCCCTTCGGCACGCTCTTGGACGCCGTGACCTCGCCGTTCCAGCCCCGACCCGGCCTCGAGCGCTACGCGCAGCCCGCGCCCGAGGACTTCGGTCCATACACCACGTACTGCGGAACCTAG
- a CDS encoding acetate/propionate family kinase yields the protein MTRVLVINSGSSSLKMQIVDTAGDTIASSLSERIGDSGSVVHVQAGDDGERRERQVDLANHGEALEVVLELVAELGVHPKDVGVAIVGHRVVHGGSKFTQPTLVDSAVESEIERLAELAPLHNPANLRGIRVAREMFPDLPHVAVFDTGFFSTLPASAYTYAVPKEWGIRRYGFHGTSHAYVSEQAAGVLGREYADVNQIVLHLGNGASASAVRGGVAVETSMGLTPLEGLVMGTRPGDVDPGALIHLMDERGVSPKELSEGLNRASGLKGLAGVSDFREVLERADAGDADAQLAYDVTVHRLRKYVGAYWAVLGRVDAITFTAGIGENAPRLRADVLAGFESWGVAVDAAANESGKGARVISGEGSAVSALVVPTNEELAIARFADEVAGEG from the coding sequence ATGACCCGGGTCCTTGTGATCAACTCCGGCTCGTCCAGCCTCAAAATGCAGATCGTCGACACCGCCGGGGACACCATCGCTTCCTCGCTGTCCGAACGGATCGGCGACAGCGGTTCCGTCGTCCACGTCCAGGCGGGGGATGACGGCGAACGCCGCGAACGCCAGGTCGACCTCGCCAATCACGGCGAGGCACTGGAGGTCGTGCTGGAGCTCGTCGCGGAACTGGGCGTGCACCCGAAGGACGTGGGCGTGGCGATCGTCGGACACCGAGTCGTGCACGGCGGGTCCAAGTTCACCCAACCGACGCTCGTCGACTCCGCGGTCGAATCGGAGATCGAGCGTCTCGCCGAGCTGGCACCGCTGCACAATCCGGCGAACCTGCGCGGCATACGCGTGGCGCGCGAGATGTTCCCGGACCTGCCGCACGTTGCGGTGTTCGACACCGGGTTCTTTTCCACCCTTCCCGCCTCGGCCTACACCTACGCGGTGCCGAAGGAGTGGGGGATCAGGCGCTACGGCTTCCACGGCACCTCGCACGCCTACGTCTCCGAACAGGCTGCAGGGGTTCTCGGGCGCGAGTACGCCGACGTCAACCAGATCGTGCTGCACCTGGGCAACGGGGCCTCGGCCTCCGCGGTGCGCGGCGGCGTCGCGGTCGAGACCTCGATGGGGCTCACCCCGCTCGAGGGCCTCGTGATGGGCACGCGGCCGGGCGATGTGGACCCGGGCGCGTTGATCCACCTCATGGACGAGCGCGGCGTCTCGCCGAAGGAGCTGTCCGAGGGGCTCAACCGCGCCTCGGGGCTCAAGGGGCTCGCCGGTGTGTCGGACTTCCGCGAGGTGCTCGAGCGGGCCGATGCCGGGGACGCCGACGCGCAGCTGGCGTACGACGTCACGGTGCACCGTTTGCGCAAGTACGTGGGCGCGTACTGGGCCGTGCTCGGGCGGGTCGACGCGATCACGTTTACCGCGGGGATCGGGGAGAATGCGCCGCGCCTGCGCGCGGATGTGCTGGCGGGGTTCGAGAGCTGGGGCGTAGCGGTGGATGCGGCTGCGAACGAGTCGGGCAAGGGCGCGCGAGTGATTTCCGGCGAGGGGTCGGCGGTGTCCGCGCTGGTGGTGCCCACGAACGAGGAGCTCGCAATCGCGCGGTTCGCCGACGAGGTCGCCGGCGAGGGGTAG
- a CDS encoding glutamate ABC transporter substrate-binding protein, translating to MGSGQVRMDDGGLAARPGVRASGRPSVLRRAASAAACAVLLGAGLAACSPGEPDPAAEEPTPTSSSAPTTSGAIPTVEAGPPLPADARVMSLGDLPDPANGDCELFQTLPPDSDADAEDLVPKIYDRGRLIVGLDQGSNLFSFRDPVSGELEGFDVDLAKEIARDIFGDPERVEFRSLTSGERIAALQDHRVDVVVKSMSITCERREHVRFSAPYYSANQRLLTLRGSDIGQLSDLGGKRVCVAEGTTSAAKLRDIVGDVTVLSVNTWADCLVAIQQEQVDAITTDDAILAGMVAQDPNLVIVGDYVGAEPYGVGIPPNSPDDNTDGLVRQVNATLERIRDSGRWREMYNTWLSQYGSNPVMPRPVYSEDLPDDAGLSSSTSKPQSSTPPTSGSRSTSTSEEGGN from the coding sequence ATGGGTTCCGGGCAGGTCAGAATGGATGACGGCGGGCTCGCCGCGCGCCCAGGCGTGCGCGCCTCCGGGCGCCCCTCGGTCCTTCGGCGCGCCGCATCCGCCGCCGCGTGCGCGGTGCTTCTCGGCGCGGGCCTCGCGGCCTGCTCACCTGGCGAACCGGACCCCGCCGCGGAGGAGCCGACTCCGACGTCATCCAGCGCTCCGACCACATCCGGCGCGATCCCGACAGTCGAGGCAGGTCCTCCGCTGCCGGCGGATGCGCGGGTGATGTCGCTCGGCGATCTGCCCGACCCGGCGAATGGCGACTGCGAGCTGTTCCAGACGCTGCCGCCGGACTCCGATGCCGACGCCGAGGATCTCGTGCCGAAGATCTACGACCGCGGCCGGCTCATCGTCGGGCTCGACCAGGGGTCGAACCTGTTCAGCTTTCGCGATCCGGTGTCCGGGGAGCTCGAGGGCTTCGATGTCGATCTCGCGAAGGAGATCGCGCGCGATATCTTCGGCGATCCCGAGCGCGTCGAGTTCCGCTCGCTCACCTCGGGCGAACGGATCGCCGCGTTGCAGGACCACCGGGTCGACGTGGTGGTCAAGTCGATGTCGATTACGTGCGAGCGGCGCGAACACGTGCGTTTTTCCGCTCCTTATTACAGCGCCAACCAGCGGCTTCTCACCCTTCGCGGCTCGGATATCGGCCAGCTGAGCGACCTCGGCGGCAAACGAGTGTGCGTGGCCGAGGGGACGACATCGGCGGCAAAGCTGCGCGATATCGTCGGAGACGTGACCGTCCTGAGCGTCAACACATGGGCAGATTGCCTCGTCGCGATCCAGCAGGAGCAGGTCGACGCGATCACCACCGACGATGCGATCCTCGCCGGCATGGTCGCGCAGGACCCGAACCTCGTGATCGTCGGCGACTACGTCGGCGCCGAACCGTACGGCGTCGGCATCCCGCCGAACAGCCCCGACGACAACACCGACGGGCTCGTGCGGCAGGTCAACGCGACGCTAGAGCGGATCCGCGACTCCGGCCGCTGGCGCGAGATGTACAACACCTGGCTAAGCCAGTACGGGTCGAACCCCGTGATGCCGCGCCCCGTGTACTCCGAAGATCTGCCCGATGACGCCGGGCTGTCCTCGTCCACCTCGAAGCCGCAGTCCTCGACTCCACCCACTTCGGGTTCGCGCTCCACCTCTACTTCCGAAGAGGGAGGTAACTAG
- the thiE gene encoding thiamine phosphate synthase produces the protein MPADPSQADSATQITPRPTAPGALRTWRCERLAASRLYVCIDARRERDADAREAGWTGDFPALRRDVRAAFSGGVDIVQLRDKGSAGEREFGVLEALHEMTALRVLAEEAASAGALFAVNDRADVAYAVSADVMHLGQDDLPVAVARDILGPSPIIGRSCHAAGEVDAALADPEVDYFCTGPTWPTPTKPGREAPGLPLVEHAATATSASSAATKPWFAIGGIDASNVGEVLAAGASRVVVVRAVTAADDITSAARHMRAAVTAED, from the coding sequence ATGCCAGCTGATCCGTCCCAAGCTGATTCCGCCACCCAGATTACGCCGCGCCCCACCGCCCCAGGCGCGCTGCGTACATGGCGGTGTGAACGCCTCGCCGCCTCGCGCCTCTACGTCTGTATCGACGCGCGCCGCGAGCGGGACGCCGATGCCCGCGAAGCTGGCTGGACCGGCGACTTCCCCGCGCTGCGCCGAGACGTCCGCGCCGCCTTCTCCGGCGGTGTCGACATCGTGCAGCTACGCGATAAGGGGTCGGCGGGAGAGCGCGAGTTCGGCGTCCTCGAAGCACTCCACGAGATGACGGCGCTGCGCGTTCTCGCCGAGGAGGCCGCCTCCGCCGGCGCCTTGTTCGCAGTCAACGACCGCGCCGATGTGGCCTACGCGGTCTCGGCGGACGTGATGCATCTCGGCCAGGACGATCTCCCCGTGGCCGTGGCCAGGGACATCCTCGGGCCTTCGCCGATCATCGGCCGCTCCTGCCACGCGGCCGGCGAAGTCGACGCGGCCCTCGCCGATCCCGAGGTCGACTATTTCTGCACCGGTCCCACGTGGCCGACCCCGACCAAGCCCGGCCGCGAAGCCCCCGGCCTGCCGCTGGTCGAGCACGCAGCGACCGCCACCTCCGCCTCGTCCGCTGCCACGAAGCCGTGGTTCGCGATCGGAGGCATCGACGCATCGAACGTCGGCGAAGTCCTCGCGGCCGGCGCCTCGCGCGTTGTTGTCGTTCGCGCGGTGACGGCGGCGGACGACATCACCTCGGCCGCCCGGCACATGCGCGCCGCCGTGACCGCGGAGGATTAG
- a CDS encoding NUDIX hydrolase, translating to MDLADEGDGGGWVIGPDSQRRWGLFGAAGLLLRAPSPDDPADPLVLLQHRAKWTASGDTWALPGGAIDSGETPAEAAARETFEEAGIPVGAVRVRGERVTSRMSGVPRPRTRIGSLLHDGSLPDGMSRSRSIEWTYTTVFADLPEPLDTVANHESVELRWVRESEVAGFDLMPAFAAVWPSLRMRPVSCVVDVANVLGSRSNGWWRDRAGYTSALLGDLAAAVPCALAPDSTSDAGGSWLARTTVVVEGAAKKAESPASLVRVDASGEGDDTIVDVASAELASAGPGNVLVVTSDRGLRDRLPAGISVLGSGGFLSRLGLK from the coding sequence ATGGATTTGGCGGACGAAGGCGACGGTGGCGGCTGGGTGATCGGCCCGGATTCCCAGCGTCGCTGGGGGTTGTTCGGCGCGGCCGGGCTGCTCCTGCGCGCGCCGAGCCCCGACGATCCCGCCGATCCGCTCGTCCTGCTGCAGCACCGTGCGAAGTGGACCGCGTCCGGCGATACTTGGGCGCTGCCCGGCGGGGCCATCGACTCCGGCGAGACGCCCGCAGAGGCGGCCGCGCGCGAGACCTTCGAGGAAGCCGGCATCCCCGTGGGCGCGGTGCGGGTGCGCGGCGAGCGCGTGACCTCGCGGATGTCCGGCGTCCCCCGCCCGCGCACGCGCATCGGTTCGCTCCTCCACGACGGCTCTTTGCCAGACGGGATGAGCCGCTCGCGTTCCATCGAGTGGACCTACACGACGGTGTTCGCCGACCTTCCCGAGCCGCTCGACACGGTCGCCAACCACGAGTCGGTGGAACTGCGCTGGGTGCGCGAATCAGAGGTGGCGGGGTTCGATCTGATGCCCGCGTTCGCCGCGGTGTGGCCGTCGCTTCGCATGCGGCCGGTGTCGTGCGTCGTCGATGTCGCGAACGTGTTGGGCTCGCGGTCGAACGGCTGGTGGCGTGATCGCGCGGGGTACACGTCCGCGCTGCTCGGCGACCTCGCCGCGGCGGTGCCGTGCGCCCTCGCGCCGGACTCCACATCTGACGCCGGAGGTTCATGGCTCGCCCGGACCACCGTGGTCGTCGAGGGCGCGGCCAAGAAGGCCGAGTCGCCCGCCTCCCTCGTGCGGGTCGACGCGTCCGGCGAGGGGGACGACACGATCGTCGACGTGGCCTCGGCCGAGCTTGCGTCGGCCGGTCCCGGCAACGTCCTCGTCGTGACCTCCGACCGTGGCCTGCGCGATCGGCTGCCCGCGGGGATTTCGGTGCTCGGCTCCGGCGGATTCCTCTCGCGGCTGGGGTTGAAGTAG